In a genomic window of bacterium:
- a CDS encoding glycosyltransferase family 9 protein — MDYERILINGLNGMGDFVYYTPVLKAVRERYPEAHITLLNWLVTKDLAVNCPYIDELLVPEEMREQCLQHASDVGTGFAKIINLKERYDLLLDFGCPPLSTLITIACRARRRMSFKGGGPADRFYTDLIEKNSHEHIIYQYLKFLSLLEIGIPAAFPPPVWPPEQDKKDVAAFMKLNFRPDETLIGIHPGCGVVNRRWAPEKFAELADRLVETYGARIILFGSRYIRTAEEDDSRADEVMAAEKISRLMKIKPVNLAGKGSMNQFAVVVTYLRLYIGHDTGPSHITAALNIPILTIFGPANPALWQPLGRYSYIVRKEMDCSPCGASGCEDNRCLKELEVDQVWAACQQVIKDTA, encoded by the coding sequence ATGGATTATGAAAGGATACTCATAAATGGGCTAAATGGAATGGGGGATTTTGTTTACTATACCCCGGTTTTAAAGGCCGTAAGGGAACGCTATCCAGAGGCCCATATTACCCTGTTAAATTGGCTGGTAACTAAAGATTTGGCGGTTAATTGTCCCTATATAGACGAGCTGCTTGTGCCAGAGGAAATGAGGGAGCAATGCCTTCAGCACGCCTCTGACGTAGGCACAGGCTTTGCCAAGATTATTAATCTCAAGGAGCGCTACGATCTGCTTCTTGATTTCGGTTGTCCGCCTCTGAGCACCCTGATCACTATCGCCTGCCGGGCGCGACGAAGGATGTCTTTCAAAGGCGGAGGTCCGGCCGACCGTTTTTATACGGACCTGATCGAAAAAAATTCTCACGAGCATATTATTTACCAGTACCTGAAGTTTCTCTCTCTTCTGGAGATAGGTATACCTGCGGCCTTCCCCCCTCCTGTCTGGCCGCCCGAGCAAGATAAAAAAGATGTGGCGGCCTTTATGAAGCTGAACTTTCGCCCGGATGAAACCCTGATCGGCATCCATCCTGGATGCGGGGTGGTTAATCGCCGATGGGCCCCTGAGAAATTTGCCGAACTGGCTGACCGGTTGGTAGAGACTTACGGGGCCAGGATTATACTCTTTGGTTCCAGATATATCCGGACCGCTGAAGAAGATGATTCCCGGGCAGATGAGGTGATGGCGGCTGAGAAGATAAGCCGGTTGATGAAGATAAAACCGGTCAATTTAGCGGGCAAGGGTTCTATGAACCAGTTTGCGGTAGTGGTAACCTATCTCAGACTTTATATTGGCCACGATACTGGGCCGAGCCATATTACGGCCGCCTTGAATATACCTATTCTGACCATCTTTGGCCCAGCTAATCCTGCCCTCTGGCAGCCCTTGGGAAGGTATAGCTATATTGTCCGTAAAGAAATGGACTGTTCTCCCTGTGGGGCTTCCGGATGCGAAGATAACAGATGTCTTAAGGAGTTAGAAGTTGATCAGGTCTGGGCGGCCTGCCAGCAGGTAATTAAAGATACCGCGTAG